A window from Suncus etruscus isolate mSunEtr1 chromosome 18, mSunEtr1.pri.cur, whole genome shotgun sequence encodes these proteins:
- the LOC125996124 gene encoding histone H2A type 1-D, giving the protein MSGRGKQGGKARAKAKTRSSRAGLQFPVGRVHRLLRKGNYSERVGAGAPVYLAAVLEYLTAEILELAGNAARDNKKTRIIPRHLQLAIRNDEELNKLLGKVTIAQGGVLPNIQAVLLPKKTESHHKAKGK; this is encoded by the coding sequence ATGTCTGGACGTGGCAAGCAGGGAGGCAAGGCTCGCGCCAAGGCCAAGACCCGCTCTTCCCGGGCCGGGCTGCAGTTCCCCGTGGGCCGCGTGCACCGGCTGCTCCGCAAGGGCAACTACTCGGAGCGCGTCGGCGCCGGCGCCCCGGTCTACCTGGCGGCCGTGCTCGAGTACCTGACGGCCGAGATCCTGGAACTGGCGGGCAACGCGGCGCGCGACAACAAGAAGACGCGCATCATCCCGCGCCACCTGCAGCTGGCCATCCGCAACGACGAGGAGCTCAACAAGCTGCTGGGCAAAGTCACCATTGCCCAGGGTGGCGTCCTGCCCAACATCCAGGCTGTGCTGCTGCCCAAAAAGACTGAGAGCCACCACAAGGCCAAGGGCAAGTAA
- the LOC125996154 gene encoding histone H2B type 1-K, which yields MPEPAKSAPAPKKGSKKAVTKAQKKDGKKRKRSRKESYSVYVYKVLKQVHPDTGISSKAMGIMNSFVNDIFERIAGEASRLAHYNKRSTITSREIQTAVRLLLPGELAKHAVSEGTKAVTKYTSAK from the coding sequence ATGCCCGAGCCAGCCAAGTCCGCACCCGCCCCGAAGAAGGGCTCGAAGAAGGCGGTGACCAAGGCGCAGAAGAAGGACGGCAAGAAGCGCAAGCGCAGCCGCAAGGAGAGCTACTCGGTGTACGTGTACAAGGTGCTGAAGCAGGTGCACCCCGACACGGGCATCTCGTCCAAGGCCATGGGCATCATGAACTCGTTCGTCAACGACATCTTCGAGCGCATCGCGGGCGAGGCGTCGCGCCTGGCGCACTACAACAAGCGCTCCACCATCACGTCCCGCGAGATCCAGACGGCCGTGCGCCTGCTGCTGCCCGGCGAGCTGGCCAAGCACGCCGTGTCCGAGGGCACCAAGGCCGTCACCAAGTACACCAGCGCCAAGTAA
- the LOC125996157 gene encoding histone H4 gives MSGRGKGGKGLGKGGAKRHRKVLRDNIQGITKPAIRRLARRGGVKRISGLIYEETRGVLKVFLENVIRDAVTYTEHAKRKTVTAMDVVYALKRQGRTLYGFGG, from the coding sequence ATGTCTGGTCGCGGCAAAGGAGGGAAGGGCCTGGGCAAGGGCGGCGCCAAGCGGCACCGCAAGGTGCTGCGCGACAACATCCAGGGCATCACCAAGCCCGCCATCCGCCGCCTGGCCCGCCGCGGCGGCGTCAAGCGCATCTCGGGGCTCATCTACGAGGAGACCCGCGGCGTGCTCAAGGTCTTCCTGGAGAACGTCATCCGCGACGCCGTCACCTACACGGAGCACGCCAAGCGCAAGACCGTCACCGCCATGGACGTGGTCTACGCGCTCAAGCGCCAGGGACGCACCCTCTACGGCTTTGGCGGCTAA